TCCGCCGACGGAGGGACGCTTGTCTCCGCCTCAGGGGCGGTTTCTCGATTTTTTTTATCTTCCTTCGCTTCGCTCATCCGGCATCCTCATCCAATTATTCATTCTGCTGCGCCTTCATGGCAGCGCGCGCCTCCTTGCTCCGAACGGCGCCGACCGTCTTGCGCGGCCCCTTGCGGGTTCGCGCATTGGTCTTGGTGCGCTGGCCGCGAACCGGCAGGCCCTTTTTGTGCCGCAACCCGCGATAGCAATTGATCGCGATCAACCGGCGGATATTCGCGGCCACCTCCCGCCGAAGATCGCCTTCCAGGCGGTACGCATTCAGCGCCTGAGTAATTTTTGACATTTCCTCATCCGTCAGATCGTCCGCCTTTTTGAGCGGATCGATCCCGAGCTGCTCGACCAGTTGCCTGGCTCGAGTCGGTCCGATGCCATAAATATACCGAAGCGCGTACTCCACGCGCTTTTTCCCCGGCACATCGACTCCCAGAATTCGAGGCATGGGCTAACTCCCTTGCGGCCTATCCCTGGCGCTGCTTATGGCGGGGATTCGTGCAGATCACACGGACCACGCCCCTGCGCCGAACGATTTTGCAGCGCTCACAGATTCGCCGAACTGATGTTCTAACTTTCATGACGACAAACCAGTCCTCTTTTCGTCCACCAGCTCGCCCCTCGAAAAATCAAACGGCGACACGCGCACCCGCACGAGGTGCCCGCGTTCCAATGCGGGTCCGTCACCTCCGCGGTATGCCACCAATACGTGCCCGTTCGCGAGCCGAACACGAAAAGCTCTATTATTTATCACGCTCTCCACTTCTGCGTCCAGAAAAATCATTTCCCTGTGCTCGCGCGATTCGGTCCGGTTCTTCATCGCACAGCGGCGACAGGAGCGCGGGTCAGGACTTCCGCATAACCTTCCATGACGGCAATCGTGTGTTCCACATGCGCCGAAGGCATGCGGTCGCGGGTCACAACAGTCCAGCCGTCCGCCATCACTTCCACCTCGGAGCGACCCATGTTCACCATCGGCTCGATCGCCAGCGTCATCCCCGCGCGGAGCCGGGGACCGCGGCCCGGTGGGCCATAATTCGGGATTTGCGGCTCCTCATGCATGCTGCGGCCCACTCCGTGCCCTACAAATTCGCGCACAACGGAAAAGCCCGCATCCAAAACGACG
This genomic interval from Kiritimatiellia bacterium contains the following:
- the rpsM gene encoding 30S ribosomal protein S13; the encoded protein is MPRILGVDVPGKKRVEYALRYIYGIGPTRARQLVEQLGIDPLKKADDLTDEEMSKITQALNAYRLEGDLRREVAANIRRLIAINCYRGLRHKKGLPVRGQRTKTNARTRKGPRKTVGAVRSKEARAAMKAQQNE
- the rpmJ gene encoding 50S ribosomal protein L36 is translated as MKVRTSVRRICERCKIVRRRGVVRVICTNPRHKQRQG